A section of the Sceloporus undulatus isolate JIND9_A2432 ecotype Alabama chromosome 3, SceUnd_v1.1, whole genome shotgun sequence genome encodes:
- the LOC121926394 gene encoding LOW QUALITY PROTEIN: plasma membrane calcium-transporting ATPase 1-like (The sequence of the model RefSeq protein was modified relative to this genomic sequence to represent the inferred CDS: deleted 1 base in 1 codon), whose amino-acid sequence MVTPVPLAAEDFKITLAELRVLMEFRKQEAVKEIKKKYGNVAEICKQLHTSPINGISGSPSELVIRRSVFGKNFIPPKKPLTFLELVWEALQDTTLCILEVAAIISLVLSFYDPPGGSAQACHADDFEEDEEEEADWIEGAAILLSVVCVVLVTAFNDWSKEKQFRGLQSRIEKEQTFSVIRNGEITQVPVADLVVGDVAHIKYGDLLPADGLLLQGHDLKIDESTLTGESDHVKKSLTGDPMLFAGTHVMEGSGKMVIVAVGVNSQTGIILTLLGVGDDSEKDKEDSKNPKKSNDLENSKAPKVDENKSPENANKPAQHKKEKSVLQAKLTRLAVQIGQAGLAMSVITVIVLILSFAIQTFLVEKRPWTVSCTPVYIQYIVKFFIIGVTILVVAVPEGLPLAVTISLAYSVKKMMKDNNLVRHLDACETMGNATAICSDKTGTLTMNRMTVVQIFIGGTHYKIVPAPDLIHPTMLNYLLKSISVNCAYTSKILPPEKEGGLPCQIGNKTECALLGLLLELNQNYEAVRIKIPEEKLYKVYTFNSDRKSMSTVLKNEDGSFQLFSKGASEILLQKCTRLLNGAGAPAPFSKKDRGNVIKNVIAPMASEGLRTICLAFRDFPAGFDQSDHSVWDNEDDIITGLTCIAVVGIEDPVRPEVPDAIKKCQSAGIVVRMVTGDNINTARAIAIKCGIIRPGETFVCLEGTDFNKQIRSADGKIKQELMDKVWPTLCVLARSSPTDKYNLVAGIINSNITEQRQVVAVTGDGTNDGPALKKADVGFAMGIAGTDVAKEASDIILTDDNFSSIVKAVMWGRNVYDSISKFLQFQLTVNVVAVVVAFTGACVTQNSPLKAVQMLWVNLIMDTFASLALATEKPTEDLLKRKPYGRNKPLISRVMMKNILFHAIYQLVVVFTLLFVGEKIFDIENGRIAPLEAPPTQHYTLIFNTFVMMQIFNEVNARKIHGERNVFSGIFTNSIFCGITLGTLVVQIVIVQFGGKPFSCTKITLEQWLWSIFFGMGTLLWGQVIASIPTSYLWCLKEVGETPPVAEEEEELADTTEIDYSEQQLRHSQILWCRSLKRIQVQCRVVRAFQAPLRSERHSACSAKV is encoded by the exons ATGGTGACTCCAGTTCCTCTGGCAGCAGAAGACTTCAAAATCACTCTCGCAGAATTGCGGGTTTTAATGGAATTTCGAAAACAGGaagcagtgaaagaaataaaaaagaagtatGGTAACGTCGCTGAAATCTGTAAACAGCTGCATACTTCTCCTATAAATGGGATATCTGGTTCCCCATCAGAATTAGTGATTAGGCGATCTGTATTTGGAAAGAACTTTATACCCCCTAAAAAACCTCTGACATTCCTAGAATTAGTATGGGAAGCACTGCAAGATACGACATTATGTATTTTAGAAGTTGCAGCCATCATATCCTTGGTACTTTCATTTTATGATCCCCCAGGAGGAAGTGCTCAAGCATGTCACGCAGATGACTttgaagaagatgaagaggaggaagctgATTGGATTGAAGGAGCTGCAATACTATTGTCAGTTGTTTGTGTAGTGCTAGTTACGGCTTTCAATGACTGGAGTAAGGAA AAACAGTTTAGGGGATTGCAGAGTCGTATTGAAAAAGAACAGACGTTTTCTGTGATCAGGAATGGGGAAATAACACAAGTGCCAGTGGCTGACTTAGTGGTGGGAGATGTTGCACATATCAAATATGGTGACCTTTTACCAGCTGATGGTTTGCTTCTCCAAGGGCATGATCTGAAAATCGATGAAAGCACCCTCACAGGAGAATCAGATCATGTCAAAAAGTCTCTGACAGGGGACCCCATGTTGTTTGCAGGTACTCATGTAATGGAAGGCTCTGGGAAAATGGTTATTGTTGCTGTAGGAGTAAACTCACAAACAGGAATTATCCTCACCTTACTTGGGGTTGGAGATGACAGTGAAAAAGACAAAGAAGACAGCAAAAACCCTAAAAAGTCAAACGATTTGGAGAACAGCAAGGCACCTAAAGTGGATGAAAATAAGTCAcctgaaaatgcaaataaaccagctcaacacaaaaaagaaaaatcgGTTTTACAAGCAAAACTCACAAGATTAGCAGTTCAAATTGGCCAAGCAGGGCTGGCAATGTCTGTAATCACCGTTATTGTCCTTATACTTTCTTTTGCTATACAAACCTTTTTGGTTGAGAAGCGTCCCTGGACTGTTTCGTGTACACCAGTTTACATACAATATATTGTAAAGTTCTTTATTATTGGTGTTACAATCCTGGTTGTAGCAGTTCCAGAAGGCCTTCCACTTGCAGTCACCATTTCACTTGCATACTCTGTGAAGAAAATGATGAAAGACAATAACCTTGTGAGACATCTGGATGCTTGTGAAACTATGGGTAACGCAACAGCAATCTGTTCAGATAAAACAGGAACCTTAACAATGAACAGAATGACTGTGGTCCAGATTTTCATTGGTGGTACACACTATAAAATTGTCCCTGCACCTGATTTAATTCATCCAACCATGCTGAATTATCTGCTTAAAAGTATTTCTGTAAACTGTGCTTATACATCTAAAATACTTCCTCCCGAAAAGGAAGGAGGACTGCCCTGTCAAATTGGCAATAAAACTGAATGTGCCCTACTGGGCTTGCTTCTAGAATTAAATCAGAATTATGAGGCTGTAAGAATTAAGATACCAGAAGAGAAATTATATAAAGTCTACACCTTCAATTCTGACAGGAAATCCATgagcacagttttaaaaaatgaagatggtAGTTTTCAACTGTTCAGCAAAGGTGCTTCTGAAATTCTCCTTCAGAAATGCACCCGACTTTTGAATGGTGCTGGAGCACCTgccccattttcaaaaaaagaTAGGGGAAATGTTATTAAAAATGTGATTGCACCAATGGCGTCCGAGGGACTCCGAACCATATGTCTAGCTTTCAGAGATTTCCCAGCTGGCTTTGACCAATCAGATCATTCAGTATGGGATAATGAGGACGATATCATCACGGGTTTGACATGTATTGCAGTTGTAGGTATTGAAGATCCAGTGAGACCTGAAGTTCCTGATGCAATTAAAAAATGTCAGAGTGCTGGCATTGTTGTGCGTATGGTCACTGGGGATAACATTAACACAGCTCGTGCTATAGCTATAAAATGTGGCATTATTCGACCTGGGGAGACGTTTGTGTGTCTAGAGGGGACTGATTTCAATAAGCAAATACGGAGTGCAGATGGGAAGATAAAACAAGAGCTTATGGACAAGGTTTGGCCTACACTTTGTGTGCTTGCAAGATCCTCCCCTACTGACAAGTACAACCTCGTGGCAGGGATCATTAACAGCAATATCACAGAACAAAGGCAAGTGGTAGCTGTGACTGGTGATGGTACAAATGATGGGCCTGCACTAAAAAAAGCTGATGTTGGGTTTGCAATGGGTATTGCTGGAACAGATGTAGCTAAAGAAGCTTCTGATATCATTCTGACAGATGATAACTTCTCAAGCATTGTTAAAGCAGTTATGTGGGGCAGAAATGTATATGACAGTATTTCCAAATTTCTTCAGTTTCAACTCACTGTCAATGTGGTAGCTGTGGTTGTTGCTTTTACAGGAGCATGTGTCACCCAAAATTCTCCCCTGAAAGCTGTTCAGATGCTGTGGGTCAATCTCATAATGGATACCTTTGCCTCTCTTGCTTTAGCAACAGAAAAGCCAACAGAGGATCTGTTAAAACGGAAGCCCTATGGTAGAAATAAACCTCTTATTTCCCGTGTAatgatgaaaaatattttgtttcatgCCATATATCAGCTTGTAGTTGTCTTTACACTTCTGTTTGTAGGTGAAAAAATATTTGATATCGAAAATGGGCGAATTGCACCATTGGAGGCACCACCTACCCAGCATTACACTCTTATATTTAATACGTTTGTGATGATGCAGATTTTTAATGAAGTCAATGCTCGAAAGATTCATGgagaaagaaatgtgttttcAGGAATATTCACAAATTCAATTTTTTGTGGTATTACTCTGGGAACATTAGTTGTACAGATTGTCATTGTGCAGTTTGGAGGAAAGCCCTTTAGCTGTACAAAGATTACATTAGAGCAATGGCTGTGGTCAATCTTCTTTGGTATGGGCACCTTATTATGGGGTCAAGTCATTGCAAGTATTCCAACCAGCTATCTATGGTGTCTGAAAGAAGTTGGTGAGACCCCACCagtagcagaagaagaagaagagctagCTGACACCACCGAGATTGACTATAGTGAGCAGCAGCTGCGTCACAGTCAAATTTTGTGGTGCAGGAGCCTGAAGAGAATACAAGTTCAGTGCAGAGTAGTGAGGGCATTTCAAGCTCCCTTACGTAGTGAGAGACATTCAGCATGTAGCGCTAAAGTCTAG